In Paenibacillus kyungheensis, the following are encoded in one genomic region:
- the nadC gene encoding carboxylating nicotinate-nucleotide diphosphorylase, whose protein sequence is MMFNGYQENLIEWIKLWLKEDVGAGDITTATTIPQGHISRAVIHAKQDGILAGLAIAELVFHTVHPDLTFQPIAQEGQKLHKGDIIAEVEGSTHHLLTGERLALNLLQRMSGIATRTREYVDAIQELPVRLVDTRKTTPGHRMLEKYAVRVGGGHNHRFGLYDAVMIKDNHIKAAGGITEAVTSARQQIPHTMTIEVETESIEQVQEALTVGADIIMLDNMPTERMQEAVRMIRQQAPHVKIEASGNVSLETIYNLAATGVDIISVGRLTYSFENLDISLDLGAKKGE, encoded by the coding sequence ATGATGTTTAATGGTTATCAGGAAAATCTTATCGAATGGATCAAGTTATGGCTCAAAGAAGATGTAGGCGCTGGCGATATCACCACAGCGACTACCATTCCACAAGGACATATCAGTCGTGCTGTTATTCATGCTAAGCAAGACGGTATACTTGCTGGGCTGGCGATTGCAGAGTTAGTATTTCATACCGTTCATCCTGATCTAACCTTTCAACCTATTGCTCAAGAAGGACAAAAGCTACACAAAGGTGATATCATTGCAGAAGTAGAAGGCAGTACGCATCATCTACTCACAGGCGAGCGATTAGCGCTAAATCTATTGCAACGTATGTCGGGGATCGCTACTCGCACTCGTGAATATGTAGATGCGATTCAAGAATTACCGGTACGCTTAGTCGATACACGCAAAACAACACCAGGACATCGGATGCTTGAAAAATATGCAGTACGTGTTGGTGGAGGGCATAATCATCGTTTTGGATTATATGATGCCGTTATGATTAAAGACAATCATATCAAAGCAGCAGGCGGGATTACAGAAGCTGTGACTTCTGCACGTCAGCAGATTCCCCATACGATGACGATTGAAGTGGAGACTGAAAGTATAGAGCAAGTGCAAGAAGCTTTGACTGTGGGCGCAGATATCATTATGCTTGATAATATGCCGACCGAACGTATGCAAGAAGCTGTGCGTATGATTCGTCAGCAAGCACCACATGTTAAGATCGAAGCATCAGGCAATGTATCGTTAGAGACTATTTATAACTTGGCAGCCACAGGTGTTGATATTATATCAGTAGGGAGATTGACGTATTCTTTTGAAAATCTGGATATTAGTCTGGATTTGGGTGCGAAGAAAGGGGAGTGA
- a CDS encoding type III pantothenate kinase, with protein sequence MIVVIDIGNTNIVLGVYEGEQLLHHFRINTNRQATPDEYGVMVHNLFQMSKIAIDHIKGIIISSVVPPIMNTLEEMCRKYLHHTPMIVGPGIRTGLNLRYENPREVGADRIVNAVAAVAKYGGPVIVVDFGTATTFDCIDSKGDYLGGAIVPGIGISTEALYQRASKLPNIELEKPKKVIGRNTVHAMQSGIIYGYAGQVDGIVKRIHAEMGVIGKVIATGGLAELISSETETVDEVNPMLTLEGLRLIYERNIVTTNIDKTFGTPKASK encoded by the coding sequence TTGATAGTGGTGATCGATATAGGGAATACGAATATTGTTCTAGGCGTGTATGAAGGAGAACAATTGCTTCATCATTTCCGCATCAATACGAATCGACAAGCAACACCAGATGAGTATGGTGTGATGGTGCATAATCTTTTTCAAATGTCTAAAATTGCAATAGATCATATTAAAGGTATTATTATTTCTTCTGTGGTTCCTCCGATTATGAACACGTTAGAAGAAATGTGCAGAAAATATTTACATCATACTCCTATGATTGTCGGACCGGGCATACGCACCGGTCTGAACTTGCGTTATGAGAACCCGCGCGAAGTAGGAGCAGATCGGATAGTGAATGCAGTAGCAGCCGTTGCTAAATACGGTGGACCGGTGATTGTAGTTGATTTTGGCACAGCGACAACATTTGATTGTATAGATAGTAAAGGCGATTATTTAGGTGGAGCGATTGTACCTGGAATTGGTATTTCAACAGAAGCTTTATATCAACGTGCTTCTAAATTACCTAATATTGAACTCGAAAAACCTAAAAAAGTGATAGGACGCAATACCGTTCATGCGATGCAATCTGGTATTATATATGGATACGCAGGTCAAGTGGATGGTATCGTCAAACGAATTCATGCAGAAATGGGCGTTATCGGTAAAGTTATTGCGACTGGTGGTTTGGCAGAACTCATTTCCAGTGAAACCGAAACGGTAGATGAAGTGAATCCGATGCTTACTCTTGAAGGATTGCGTTTGATTTATGAACGTAATATAGTTACAACCAATATAGACAAAACTTTTGGTACGCCTAAAGCGTCTAAATAA
- the hslO gene encoding Hsp33 family molecular chaperone HslO, with protein MENQNHTKPDLLVRGIALGGKVRAFAIRSTHLVEEARQRHDTWPTATAAMGRTLTTAAMMGAMLKGEEKLTLQVKGDGPLGQIVADANAKGEVRGYVDNPHVHLPSNAMGKLDVAGAVGTEGFVYVIKDLGLKDPYRGSVPIISGELGEDFTYYFAKSEQTPSAVGIGVLVDTDNSVIVAGGFIIQLLPGLTDAEIDQIEQSIGSLPPVTTLLAEGLELEELLRRVVPDAEVMETSDVRFYCPCSRKRVEQTLMSLGEYELTQLIEEDGQAEVVCHFCGEKHLFNRQDLESILAEAKS; from the coding sequence ATGGAAAATCAAAATCACACAAAACCGGATCTTTTGGTCCGTGGTATAGCATTAGGTGGCAAAGTACGTGCATTTGCTATTCGTTCTACTCATTTAGTCGAAGAAGCACGTCAACGTCATGATACATGGCCCACAGCAACAGCAGCTATGGGTCGTACACTAACAACAGCAGCAATGATGGGTGCAATGCTTAAAGGAGAAGAAAAATTAACGCTACAAGTAAAAGGCGACGGACCACTTGGACAGATCGTAGCGGATGCTAATGCTAAAGGCGAAGTGCGCGGATATGTCGATAATCCACATGTTCATTTGCCAAGTAATGCAATGGGGAAATTAGATGTAGCTGGAGCAGTAGGTACAGAAGGATTTGTATATGTGATTAAAGATTTAGGGCTTAAAGATCCGTACCGCGGAAGCGTGCCGATTATTTCAGGAGAACTGGGCGAAGACTTTACGTACTATTTCGCTAAGTCTGAACAGACTCCTTCTGCTGTAGGAATAGGTGTATTGGTCGATACCGACAATTCTGTGATTGTAGCAGGTGGATTTATTATTCAATTGTTGCCAGGTCTTACTGATGCTGAGATTGATCAAATTGAACAATCCATAGGTTCATTGCCACCAGTAACGACTCTTTTAGCAGAAGGATTAGAACTGGAAGAACTGTTACGCCGCGTTGTACCTGATGCAGAAGTAATGGAAACATCGGATGTACGCTTCTATTGCCCTTGTTCTCGCAAACGTGTAGAACAGACATTGATGAGTCTGGGTGAATATGAATTAACACAATTGATTGAAGAAGATGGACAAGCAGAAGTGGTATGTCATTTCTGTGGTGAAAAGCATTTATTCAATCGTCAAGATCTGGAATCTATCCTTGCTGAAGCTAAAAGTTAA
- a CDS encoding peptidylprolyl isomerase — MTRGRSPVWTAVLVLLSVIIMLLGAFWVIRAVQHSSSSTVAMVGNESISEQEWVNELKRRYGKEILTQMLNHQAVKLEVQARHIAVSEEEIQDDLAERISGYSSPADFYQEMNTQFGLSADDLRQESEYQIELEKIATADINITDAEVDAYLKQYKQSMTKHQFDLSWIELDNESSAQQAIERIDQGEVFSAVAQSMSVDTFSAPQGGALGWIDQDDPFQPPELLKAIQDMQAGDIVGPIALSTGHYAIVQVTDIRPAPSSEQTLSRETARRKIALGQAKPLTEIEQQLREKYNAYILSVAE, encoded by the coding sequence ATGACTAGAGGCAGATCACCTGTATGGACAGCCGTCTTGGTCTTATTATCTGTAATTATTATGCTGCTCGGTGCCTTTTGGGTCATCCGGGCAGTTCAACATTCTAGCTCTTCGACAGTAGCGATGGTAGGTAATGAGTCAATTAGTGAACAAGAATGGGTAAATGAATTAAAAAGAAGATATGGCAAAGAAATTTTGACACAAATGCTTAATCATCAAGCGGTTAAGCTAGAAGTACAAGCACGCCATATTGCAGTCAGTGAAGAAGAGATTCAAGATGATCTAGCAGAGCGTATTAGCGGATATTCTTCACCAGCAGACTTTTATCAGGAAATGAATACTCAATTTGGATTGAGTGCAGATGATCTGAGACAAGAATCGGAATATCAGATTGAATTGGAAAAGATCGCTACAGCAGATATCAACATTACTGATGCAGAAGTAGATGCGTACTTGAAGCAATACAAGCAATCGATGACCAAACATCAATTTGATTTGTCATGGATTGAATTAGACAATGAATCGTCTGCGCAACAGGCGATTGAACGTATCGATCAAGGGGAAGTATTTTCGGCAGTAGCACAGTCGATGTCTGTAGATACATTTTCAGCTCCACAAGGTGGAGCACTTGGATGGATAGATCAAGATGATCCTTTTCAACCGCCTGAATTGTTAAAAGCGATTCAAGATATGCAAGCAGGTGATATTGTCGGGCCGATTGCGCTGAGTACAGGTCATTATGCAATTGTACAAGTCACCGATATTCGTCCTGCGCCTTCGTCCGAGCAGACGTTAAGCCGGGAAACAGCAAGACGCAAAATTGCACTTGGACAAGCCAAACCGCTAACAGAAATCGAGCAACAATTAAGAGAAAAATACAATGCGTATATTTTATCTGTAGCAGAGTAA
- the cysK gene encoding cysteine synthase A, whose protein sequence is MTKVVNNITELIGGTPLVKLNSIVPEGSADIYLKLEYQNPGSSVKDRIAISIVEEAEKQGLLKPGGTIVEATSGNTGIGLAMVAAAKGYKCVIVMPETMSIERRNLLRAYGAELVLTPGSEGMNGAVKKAETILSENPDYFIAEQFKNKANVKIHRETTGPEIVEAIGSIGGTLDAFVAGIGTGGTISGAGEVLKQSFPEIKIYAVEPAASPILAGGQPGPHKIQGIGANFIPEILNQNIYDEIIHVENEEAFEWARRVAKEEGILTGISSGAAIKAALQVAKELGTGKRVVVIIASNGERYLSTPLYNFES, encoded by the coding sequence ATGACAAAAGTCGTCAATAACATTACAGAACTTATCGGAGGAACACCACTAGTTAAGTTGAATAGTATCGTTCCTGAAGGAAGCGCAGATATTTATCTGAAGCTTGAATATCAGAATCCGGGTTCCAGTGTCAAAGATCGAATTGCAATCAGCATCGTAGAAGAAGCGGAAAAACAAGGTTTACTCAAACCTGGTGGTACGATCGTTGAAGCAACCAGTGGTAACACAGGGATTGGTCTGGCTATGGTCGCTGCTGCTAAAGGATATAAATGTGTAATTGTAATGCCTGAGACAATGAGTATTGAACGTCGTAATTTGCTTCGTGCATATGGAGCGGAATTGGTTCTTACTCCAGGATCAGAAGGTATGAATGGAGCTGTCAAAAAAGCAGAAACGATTTTGAGTGAAAATCCAGATTACTTTATTGCAGAGCAATTTAAAAATAAAGCAAACGTTAAAATTCACCGCGAAACAACAGGTCCTGAAATTGTAGAAGCAATCGGTTCTATCGGTGGAACTTTAGATGCTTTTGTAGCAGGTATCGGTACAGGCGGTACTATTTCTGGAGCAGGTGAAGTGTTAAAACAATCTTTCCCAGAGATCAAAATTTATGCTGTAGAACCTGCGGCTTCTCCTATTTTGGCAGGTGGACAACCAGGTCCTCACAAAATTCAAGGGATCGGTGCTAACTTTATTCCTGAGATTTTGAACCAAAATATTTATGATGAGATTATTCATGTTGAAAATGAAGAAGCTTTTGAATGGGCTCGTCGTGTAGCCAAAGAAGAAGGAATTCTTACAGGTATTTCTTCAGGTGCAGCGATCAAAGCCGCTCTACAAGTAGCAAAAGAATTAGGTACAGGTAAACGTGTAGTTGTGATCATTGCAAGTAATGGTGAGCGTTACCTTAGTACGCCATTATACAACTTTGAATCTTAA
- a CDS encoding anthranilate synthase component I family protein, whose product MTKVYTSFQQWTDWQATGYTQLPYIVQIPLQDQLLPDSWEQLWQEQMPYSFILENGKSGRYSYLGLSPISILSGQDGQAHIRNATSTTPILSWQQAQPEYIAGASYTGKPLDILRTWMSTDRAPRLAEVPPFTGGCVGFLSYDVARSLEKLPDHLSNDLGMPDYLWMKFNQVWVIDHLEKQLYCCVHTSINEHTDHQQDYDHAATCAMQMAEEWQQIIQQSQLSSTLARKQFLAEHPIALTNSRTDGYGFETEFAQVQFEKAVQTIQEYIRQGDVFQVNLSLRSQRPLTSTPESVYEWLRLTNPSPYMGLLRTPDFHLVSASPELLVRVVDGKVSARPIAGTRRRGTTDIEDQAMEDDLLSNEKERAEHIMLVDLQRNDLGRIAKYGTVRVPELMTIERYSHVMHLVSGVEGELADSKDVYDVIAAVFPGGTITGAPKVRTMEIIEELEQTRRGAYTGSMGWIDYNGNMELNIIIRTLTVKDNIAYMQAGAGVVIDSEPYREYRECFNKSRAIARAVMLSEQHDQVQAEKGRIL is encoded by the coding sequence TTGACCAAAGTATATACATCATTTCAACAATGGACAGACTGGCAAGCAACAGGATATACACAGTTGCCTTATATCGTGCAGATTCCTTTGCAAGATCAGCTATTACCTGATAGTTGGGAACAATTGTGGCAAGAACAGATGCCATATTCATTTATATTGGAAAATGGAAAAAGCGGTAGATACAGCTATCTTGGACTTTCTCCTATCTCTATTCTTAGCGGTCAAGATGGACAAGCGCATATTCGAAATGCAACAAGCACCACTCCTATATTATCGTGGCAACAAGCACAGCCTGAATATATCGCTGGTGCATCGTATACAGGCAAGCCTTTAGATATATTACGAACATGGATGTCTACCGATCGTGCACCTAGATTAGCAGAAGTACCCCCTTTTACAGGCGGATGCGTTGGTTTTCTTAGCTATGATGTAGCTCGTTCTTTAGAAAAATTACCAGATCATTTGAGCAATGATCTTGGAATGCCAGATTATTTATGGATGAAGTTCAATCAAGTATGGGTAATCGATCATTTGGAAAAGCAACTATACTGCTGTGTGCATACATCGATAAATGAACATACAGATCATCAACAAGATTATGATCATGCGGCTACATGCGCGATGCAAATGGCTGAGGAGTGGCAACAGATCATCCAGCAGTCACAGCTATCCTCTACATTAGCACGCAAGCAATTTTTGGCCGAACATCCTATAGCATTAACCAATTCACGTACAGATGGATATGGATTTGAGACAGAATTTGCTCAAGTTCAATTTGAAAAAGCAGTACAGACGATTCAGGAGTATATCCGTCAGGGTGATGTATTTCAAGTCAATTTATCGTTACGCAGTCAGCGACCGTTAACTTCAACACCTGAATCGGTATACGAATGGTTACGTTTAACCAATCCTTCTCCGTACATGGGATTGTTGCGTACACCTGATTTTCATTTAGTATCTGCTTCGCCTGAACTGTTAGTGCGTGTAGTAGATGGCAAAGTGTCTGCACGACCGATAGCGGGTACAAGGCGTAGAGGAACAACAGATATCGAAGATCAAGCGATGGAAGATGATCTTTTATCTAATGAGAAAGAACGTGCCGAACATATTATGCTCGTCGATCTTCAACGTAATGATCTAGGACGAATCGCCAAATATGGAACAGTACGTGTGCCTGAATTGATGACGATCGAACGGTATTCGCATGTGATGCATTTAGTATCTGGAGTTGAAGGAGAATTAGCGGATTCCAAAGATGTATATGATGTAATAGCCGCTGTATTTCCCGGTGGAACGATTACAGGTGCACCGAAAGTGCGTACGATGGAAATTATCGAAGAGTTAGAACAGACACGTCGTGGTGCATATACCGGTTCGATGGGCTGGATTGACTATAATGGTAATATGGAATTAAATATTATTATTAGAACATTAACGGTCAAAGACAATATAGCTTATATGCAAGCAGGAGCTGGTGTAGTGATCGATTCTGAACCTTATCGTGAATATCGCGAATGTTTTAACAAGTCTAGAGCGATCGCTAGAGCAGTGATGTTAAGTGAACAACATGATCAAGTGCAAGCAGAGAAAGGGAGGATATTATGA